AACCGCCCTCTGTGGACCACCCCCATCGAAGTACCTTATCTTGATATACACTATGAGAAAGGCGGTCTGCGCCCGGTGAAATTGGGAGGCGGCATGCAGACCAAGAGCCTGCGACTGGTCGGGGGAGATGGGCATGAGTATGTATTGAGAAAACTGCAGAAAAGCGCTGAATTCCTCGTGGAGAAAGGCTTACGCAGGACGATTGTCCGTAAGATCATCTACGATGGGATAGCTGGTTCTCATCCCTATGCAGCTATAGTCATCCCCGCACTCTCTGATACCTTGGGCATCTACCATACCTCACCCCGATTGGTCTATGTGCCTGATGACCCCATACTGGGCGATGTTCGGGATGAATTCGGAGGGACCTTTTGTCTGTTCGAGATACGTCCTGATGACGACATGTCCGACCTGGATGAATTCGAGGATTCCGATGAGATCATCGGATATACCTCGGTGGTGGAGAAGGTACACGACAAGCGTTCCCATAGAGTCGATGAGCCATTCGTTCTTCGCAATCGGCTTTTCGATATGCTCATAGGTGATTGGGATAGACACGATGATCAGTGGCGATGGATTGCTTTTGAAGAAGGGGATCATACGATCTATCGTCCGGTGCCTAGGGATCGTGATCAGGCTTTCTTCAAATTCGATGGTCTACTACCCAATATTGCCAACCGGAAATGGCTTACCCGAAAATTTCAGGATTTCAGCCCGGAAGTAAGGGATATACGCGGTCTCAATTACAACGCGCGGCATTTTGATAGGGCCTGGCTCACCTCCCTAGAACGCAAAGATTGGAAAGAGCAGGTGAGATATATCCAATCGCGCTTGACCGATGAGGTCATCGATCGGGCCATAGATGGATTTCCACCCGAAGCATTGGAATTCAATGGGGATCATTTGAAATCCACACTCAAAGCACGAAGGGACAACTTGATGGAAATCGCTATGGAGTATTATGATATCCTAGCAGAGAGTGTCTCCATCACTGGGAAGATGAAGGACGACTACTTCAAGTTGGAGCGTGTAGAAGGCGGACTCAAGGTGGCTATCTATCCGAAAAAGGATGATCGGCCCGTCTGGGATGAACCCATGTATGAGCGGCTCTTCCATGCAGATGAGACCAAAGAGGTGTTACTCTTCGGGCTGGATGGTGACGACACCTACCATATCACCGGAGAGGTGGATAAGAGCGTACTGGTGCGTATCATAGGAGGGGAGGAACGCGATAGTGTCATAGACCTTTCAAAAGACCGTGGAATACGCCATATGACACGTTACTACGATGACCGGGACCAGAACACCGTCATCCATAAAGGAGAGACACGCGTAGAATTCAAGACCGCACCCAACGTGGTCCACTATAAACGCAGGGCCTTCCGCTACGATAGATACCTACCTCAGCCCTTTGTCGGTATCAATCCCGATGACGGCCTTTTATTAGGTGTGGGGATCTCATGGGTCAGGGAAGGATTCAACAAAGAACCCTATAAGCGGAAGCAGCGAGTGAAGGCCAATGGCAGCTTTCGCACCGGGGCCTTCAATGTGGAATATTTTAACCACTTTGTAGAAGTTCTAGGACCGTTCGACCTAGGCTTGGAAGTCGATATCCGCCAACCGTTCAATTTTATTTACAATGGATTCGGAAACGATACCGAACGCTTGAGGAACAGCGATACCCGGGTCCGCCTGGACATGGTGTCACTCAATCCTTTTATAAGTCTGACCAATGCTACGGGAAGTAGTCAGTTCAGAGTGACAGGAGAATTGAGTCGCTACGAATTCCTGAGGGACGAGTATGAAGGTCCCCTTGAAATACCTTCGGTTAGTGATGAATTCTACGGGGGTGGGGTCGAATATCGCTTCGAGAATGACGATGACCGCCTGATCCCATCTCGGGGTATCCATGCATTTCTGGGTGCACAAAGACTCTTCAATCTGGATAGCGATAGGGAATTCGACCACAGCAAATTCCAAGGTCAGCTCGTGCTTTATTTCCCGATTGGATTCGTGCCTGGGCGCGCTACGCTTGCCCTGCGTAGCGGAGGTGAATATCTGGATGGCGATTTCCCCTTCTACCGTTCAGCCTTTGTAGGAGGTCAATCGGAGGTAAGAGGTATGCTGAGGAACCGCTTCGCTGGAAGAGCTGCTCAGTATAACAATGCAGAGTTGCGTGTCCACTTGGCCAGGGCCAACAGTGTAAAGCCATTGACCTTAGGTCTCTTTGCTCACTATGATGTGGGAAGGGTTTGGGTCGATGACGATATGGACTCTTCATGGCACAACTCCATTGGAGGAGGCCTCTATCTCAAGATATTGAACTATCTGACCATCAACTCCACCTATAGCGTGAGTGATGTGGATTCGGTCTTTCAACTCAGACTTGGCTTCTTTTATTGATACGAATCCTGACAACCCAATAAACTGGTATCGCATTTGAATAGATGA
The window above is part of the Flavobacteriales bacterium genome. Proteins encoded here:
- a CDS encoding BamA/TamA family outer membrane protein, with amino-acid sequence MTAPNNIAHYPVAFIALFLSIIPSFLFAQVELLPSLPDAPIHKEILLIGNTGGAPDEQIGLALARPYMDASDDVLTLFLGDMIIPRGMEEKAERFEQGKRLQLDRQLDFAENYPDRVFFTPGDKDWDDGGRRGRKSVQRLEDYIQDRLDWDALIPDNACAGPEVEEQGLVNIIAIDTQWWLHRYERSIGQADGCDAVDELGFIDAVKAALKDSRNQHTLLIGHHPVMSFGHRGGRFPLSDHIFPLHHITDKGYVPLPLIGSLYPLYRSSIGERQDIQHPRYRDLSDHLIDAISDFGQVVYASAHEYNFQHIPLENNHLVISGASTKALHVSDHSRLAGASKKKGISRLIYFEDGSVWLEYIALEEAGPEVVYRSFLYQKDIIALDESIDVPEKSYAGKKATVWVDSTYHTKGIEQFFMGELNRPLWTTPIEVPYLDIHYEKGGLRPVKLGGGMQTKSLRLVGGDGHEYVLRKLQKSAEFLVEKGLRRTIVRKIIYDGIAGSHPYAAIVIPALSDTLGIYHTSPRLVYVPDDPILGDVRDEFGGTFCLFEIRPDDDMSDLDEFEDSDEIIGYTSVVEKVHDKRSHRVDEPFVLRNRLFDMLIGDWDRHDDQWRWIAFEEGDHTIYRPVPRDRDQAFFKFDGLLPNIANRKWLTRKFQDFSPEVRDIRGLNYNARHFDRAWLTSLERKDWKEQVRYIQSRLTDEVIDRAIDGFPPEALEFNGDHLKSTLKARRDNLMEIAMEYYDILAESVSITGKMKDDYFKLERVEGGLKVAIYPKKDDRPVWDEPMYERLFHADETKEVLLFGLDGDDTYHITGEVDKSVLVRIIGGEERDSVIDLSKDRGIRHMTRYYDDRDQNTVIHKGETRVEFKTAPNVVHYKRRAFRYDRYLPQPFVGINPDDGLLLGVGISWVREGFNKEPYKRKQRVKANGSFRTGAFNVEYFNHFVEVLGPFDLGLEVDIRQPFNFIYNGFGNDTERLRNSDTRVRLDMVSLNPFISLTNATGSSQFRVTGELSRYEFLRDEYEGPLEIPSVSDEFYGGGVEYRFENDDDRLIPSRGIHAFLGAQRLFNLDSDREFDHSKFQGQLVLYFPIGFVPGRATLALRSGGEYLDGDFPFYRSAFVGGQSEVRGMLRNRFAGRAAQYNNAELRVHLARANSVKPLTLGLFAHYDVGRVWVDDDMDSSWHNSIGGGLYLKILNYLTINSTYSVSDVDSVFQLRLGFFY